TGCCCAGGCGGCAATACCCTTTTTTAAAGACCAACCAAAAAGGCACGACCATATCCTCACCCTTTTCCCTAGGCAAGCTTCCTTAACCTGCAATATTTGTGGTCTACTTAATAAACTTCATTTCACCTACGTCTGCCCTTTATGCGATTTTGTCACCCATACTGATTGTATATATATCCCACAAACCATAAGAATATCTCGTCACCACCACCGTATCtctttcacttcttctcttCCATTTGGAATTAGGTCCTGTGGAGTTTGCCGTCAACAAGTTTACAGTGAGTATGGTGCATACATTTGCAATGTGTGTAGTGGCTATGCTGTTCACACAAGATGTGCATTGCGTAATGATATATGGGACGGAAAAGAACTTGAGGGAgtacaagaagatgaagattttgAGCCACCGTTCAAAAGGATTTCTGATGGAGTAATACTCCATTTTTCTCATGGCTGTCATCTGGAATTTGAGACCAGTACTAGTGGAGTTTACGTCGACGGAAACAAGTTTTGTCAAGCGTGTGCTCTTCCAATCAACGACGAAAATTTGTATGTATGTGTGGAATGTGACTTCATTCTACACGAAGCATGTGCAGAAGCTCCCTTTAAGAAGTTCCATCCATTACATCCCCATCCGCTTAAACAAAAGGTTGTCCACGAAAATGGCGTATTCATATGTGACGCCTGTGAAAACCTATGTAATGGATTCGGATATGGGTGTACGGAAGAGTATTGTGATTACATACTAGATGCAGTATGTGCCTCGGCGTCCGAGCCGTTCAACTACCAAGGCCATCAACACCCCTTATTCCTAGCGTTACCCCCAAACGTAGAGCCAATGTGCCACATTTGCAAGTCAACAAAAGATAACAAGGTACTCAACTGCATTGCCATTGAGTGCGactttattatatgttttgaatGTGCCACCTTACCGTACATGGTAAGATATAAGCATGATGAACATTACCTCACATTCTGTCATGGAGATGAGGCGACTGGCTCAGATTGGTGTGAGTTATGCGAGGGAAAATTAGTACTGAGAGTTACCGGAGGAAAACAAGGGTTCTATAAGTGCAACGATTGCTGCACCACGCTTCATGTTACTTGTTTACTTGGCCCTTATCCATATTTCAAGCCTGATCAAGCTTTCACACTGGGTCATAATGAATTCCAAATTCTACGCAACCCTTCTCCTCGGCGATTTTGCGATATTTGCAATACGCGTCGCCCGTATCCAATAATATTCCTATACGAAGGGGAAGAGGCATCTCTCACTATATGTAACTTTGATCATTgagtttattcttttttaaccAGGTTTATGACCATTGAGTTATCCCTTCTGTTttctgatttaaaatttttggtctttttttttttttgttaccaatcAACCTTGTTTGTCTATTGGAGTATTTTAGAAgtatattttgaatataaccTCAAAATGTGTAAATAGTTACATCAAAATGTCACTATAAATATTAGGATATCAACCCGTGTATTGTCGGTCTAGAAAGTAAAAATTTGTAATGACTATCATAGTTAATTCACATTTcaagtgaaattttttttgtaatcatttaACCGTATAGTATGAAATTCAGAAATAATGCATAACatgaatcaaccaaattaatcaaataataatgtTGTTGTAAATACAAAAATCGATTCAATGACAATAAGAGAACAATGTTAACAAgatatatgaatctaagtttGTTGAATCTTAGTTAGATAAttagataatcaattttgaaaaaaattcacACAAAGCAAAATctaaatcattattctatcaaaatttacaaaaaaataataagagaaacaAGGTAAAAAAGCCCATAGTTACAACTAGAGCTGTCAAACGGGCATACCCGCGTCCGCCTAGACAGACCCGCGATGGACCGCATCTTCCTTTAGACCGCAGCGGGTCGCCCGCTATGACCGCAGACCGATAAACCAATGTCCGAACCCGTCCCGCAAAGACCATTGAGTATGCGGACCAGCCCGCGGGCATTATAGTTT
The sequence above is drawn from the Camelina sativa cultivar DH55 chromosome 4, Cs, whole genome shotgun sequence genome and encodes:
- the LOC104779601 gene encoding uncharacterized protein LOC104779601, with product MDLFGEFQKVEIDGKPFLVYQNVMKPLPQTETPNSSAENTIIESIQNKTHSSDKVAIDSDGDDLPLPLLFACPILRLRLTASNENITLQDDSGKVFENFFEIKTSPLHGDNTSNDHDPVLPLFWCNNKEADLENNDCYICVSHKVDSDYYFCVQCDVRYHKECVESPLEISYPTHANHSVQLYFSKKRFKKCILCRKTADRSIYYCALCDIYMHVFCAQAAIPFFKDQPKRHDHILTLFPRQASLTCNICGLLNKLHFTYVCPLCDFVTHTDCIYIPQTIRISRHHHRISFTSSLPFGIRSCGVCRQQVYSEYGAYICNVCSGYAVHTRCALRNDIWDGKELEGVQEDEDFEPPFKRISDGVILHFSHGCHLEFETSTSGVYVDGNKFCQACALPINDENLYVCVECDFILHEACAEAPFKKFHPLHPHPLKQKVVHENGVFICDACENLCNGFGYGCTEEYCDYILDAVCASASEPFNYQGHQHPLFLALPPNVEPMCHICKSTKDNKVLNCIAIECDFIICFECATLPYMVRYKHDEHYLTFCHGDEATGSDWCELCEGKLVLRVTGGKQGFYKCNDCCTTLHVTCLLGPYPYFKPDQAFTLGHNEFQILRNPSPRRFCDICNTRRPYPIIFLYEGEEASLTICNFDH